The sequence below is a genomic window from Dyadobacter chenwenxiniae.
TGAATCCAAAAATCGCTGCGGGCCTGGTTGAAATGTATGGAAGCTTGCATAACGGTGTGCTGGCAGAAGATTATCTCCATCATAAGCCAGTGATGGGCAAAGTAAAACTGGAAGATTTTGCCATAGAATTTGCTGCTGCTTTTCAACATTAATCGTTACATTGTAATATGTCAAATGCGCAGCTTCGTCGGTTTAAAACCATCAGTGAATTTCACAAATTCAGGGGCTTACCCAAGCCCGAGCATCCGTTGATCAGTGTGATCAACTTGGAGACGATAGACCATCTATCCGCTAATGAGTGGAGTCTGGTCAATGACTTTTACTCCATTTCCCTGAAAAGAAATTTCAATGTGAAGATCAAATACGGTCAGCAGGAGTTTGACTTCGACGAAGGTGTGATGTTCTTCATGGCGCCCGGCCAGATCCTGCGCCTTGAAGTGGACCGCGATATGCAATTGGAGCAATCGGGGTGGATGTTGCTCGTCCATCCCGATCTTTTATGGAACACACATTTGGCCACAACCATTAAACAGTACGAGTATTTCGACTATTCGGTGCACGAAGCACTTTTCCTGTCGGACAAAGAAGAAGCGATCATTTCGGGCATTATGCAGGGTATTCAGCAGGAATATCATGCAAACATTGACAAGTTCAGCCAGGATCTGATTATTGCCCAGCTGGAAGTTTTACTCAAATATTCGGAACGGTTTTACCAGCGCCAATTTATTACCAGGAAAATAAGCAATCACAAAATCGTGGAAAGGCTGGAACGCATTATCAATGACTACTTTAACAGTTCAGATCTGGCGCAAAAGGGCTTACCAACGGTGCAGTACATTGCCGAAATGCTGAACATTTCGCCCAATTATCTGAGCAATATGCTTAGACTCTTAACCGGGCAAACCACACAGCAGCACATTCACGACAAGCTGATTGAAAAAGCCAAAGAAAAATTATCAGTGACGGATTTGTCCGTCAGCGAAATCGCCTATGAGCTGGGTTTCGAACATCCGCAATCATTCAGCAAGTTGTTTAAAACCAAGACAAATTTTTCGCCTCTGGAATTCAGGCAATCATTTAATTGAATGTGCGCCGCGCTTTCATAAAGCATTTCCCTCAATCAGCATGATCCGCTCAACAGATTCATCTTTCAAATGCATGTGTTTTAAGCGCTGGGGATCATCGCGATAACTCTCAAAACTTTTTCGATCCTGGAAAGTGACCAAGTGAATTTCATAGGGATGGCCCAAAGTGGTGGCAACAACCGACGATATGCTCGGCCTGATCCGGTAGATCAGCGCCCCGTTATGCTGTTTGAGCAATGGCAAAACCTGGTCTTCAAAAAAATGGAAGGAGCTCTCTTTACCTTCCTTAATAAAAATAAGTTGTGTATAATAGATCATGGCATATGCAAGTTTTCACGCTTTTATTGAAATACACATTTACCCAAAGATGTGTAAAATCAAGTGCATTATGAAGTTGACAGCTGCCATTTTCCACTAAATAGGTACGATTTTTATATTCAACCGGTATCAATTTTACCGGATATGACTAAAATAAACATCGGCTATCACGCCTCACACGAACAATTTAAACCTAGTCAGTTAGTCGATTACGCGGTCCAGGCCCAGAAAGCCGGATTTACGGCGGCGCTCAGTTCAGACCATTTTTATCCCTGGGGAGAAACCCAGGGCGAAAGCGGTTTTGCGTGGAGCTGGCTGGGTGCTGCCATGCAGGCGACTAACCTGAGTTTCGGGATTGTAAACGCACCTGGCCAGCGATATAACCCCGCCATTATTGCACAGGCCGTGGCAACGCTTTGCGAAATGTTCCCGCAACGGTTCTGGATTGCAACAGGAAGCGGTCAGTTCCTGAACGAGCACATAACCGGCGAAAAGTGGCCGGCAAAAGCGGTGCGTAACCAGCGCCTCAAAGAAAGTGTAGACATTATGCGGGCGCTTTGGGCAGGGCAAACTGTGACGCACAAAGGGCTCTTTGAAGTCTACGATGCAAAACTTTATACGCTCCCGGGTTACATGCCCACAGTCATAGGCGCTGCCATTACAGAGAAGACTGCGGAATGGGTAGGCGGATGGGCCGACGGTATGATTACCACTTCGCGCCCGCCAGCCGAGTTGAAAAGGATCGTTGAAGCTTTCAGGAGGGGCGGAGGTGAGGGTAAACCCGTTTATCTCAAAGTACAGCTTTCCTATGATATTTCTATTGAAAGGGCCCTGGAAGGTGCTCACCAGCAATGGAAAAACAATGTCTTCCCGTCTGCACTCCTGGCAGATATCCGCGGCCCGGAGGGTTTTGACGCAGCGGGCGCGATGGTCAGACCGGAGGATATGTACTCGGCTGTGCGCGTTTCGGATAGTCCGGACCAGCATGTAGAGTGGCTCTCTCGTGACATTGAGGCGGGCGTTTCGCATTTGTATCTGCACAATGTCAATCTGGAACAAGAGCGATTTATTCATGTTTTTGGAGAAAAAGTTTTACCGCATTTAAATACGATGACAAATCAAATTAACTAATCAGTGCCATGAGTTACACCATTCAAAATGAAGTCGTTGAAGCACCTGACTCGCTGGATCTGGGCATTCGGCCAGGGTCACCTTATCCGCTTGGATCCACTTGGGACGGTCAGGGAGTTAATTTTGCCATTTTTTCAGAGCATGCAACCAAAGTGGAATTATGCCTTTTCGAGAACGCAGAGGCTAGTGCCGAACATGTTAAAATAGAAATTGAGGAAACTACACATCATATCTGGCATGTTTATGTGCAGGGCATAGGCCCCGGGCAGTTGTATGGTTACCGTTTCCACGGACCCTACGAACCAGGGGAAGGCCATCGTTTCAATCCCAACAAACTGGTGATTGACCCTTATGCGAAAGCCCTGTCCGGAACAATCGACTGGGATGATTCGCTATTTGCCTATCAGATCGGCCATAAGCGGCAGGACCTGTCTTTCAGTGAAACCGATAGTGCACCCCACTTGCCAAAATCGATTGTCATTGATCCCCATTTTGATTGGGAAGATGACCAGCCCCCCCGGATTCCGTACCACGAAACGATCATATATGAAGCGCATGTAAAAGGACTTACAAAGCTTCACCAGGGCATTCCACCAGAAATTCAAGGCACTTATGCAGGGATTGCACATCCTGAGATGATCAAATATTTGAATGAGCTGGGCATTACGGCCATTGAGTTGATGCCGGTGCATCATTTCGTTGCAGACCGCCATTTACTGGAGAACGGGCTAACGAACTATTGGGGCTATAATACCCTCGGCTTCTTTGCTCCCGATGTGCGGTATGCGAGTAAAAACGAAGCGGGTGCGCATGTGCTGGAATTCAAAAACATGGTGAAAGCATTGCATCAGGCTGGCATTGAGGTGATTCTGGACGTCGTTTATAACCATACGGCAGAAGGAAACCATTTGGGGCCCACGTTTTCTTTCAAAGGAATTGATAATAAAAGTTATTACAGGCTGGAACCCGGTGAGCCAAGACATTACAAAGATTACACCGGAACGGGAAACACCATCAATACACAGCTTCCCAATGTGCTGGGGATGATCATGGACAGCCTGCGTTACTGGATCACCGAAATGCACGTGGACGGGTTCAGGTTTGACCTTGCATCAACACTGGCGCGAACGTTAAATGATACGGACACCCTGGGATCCTTTTTCAACATCATTTACCAGGACCCGATTATTTCGCAGGTCAAGCTGATCGCTGAGCCATGGGATATTCATGAAGACGGTTATATGGTGGGTAAATTTCCGCCGGGCTGGGCCGAATGGAACGATCAATACCGTGATTGCGTGCGCTCATACTGGCGCGGTTCCGAACGAAAGCTCGCAGAATTTGCGCAGCGCTTCACAGGCAGCCCGGATTTATACCAGGGCGGCTACCGAAGCCCGATGGCCAGCATCAACCTGATCACAGCCCATGACGGCTTCACTTTGCATGACCTGGTCAGCTACAATAAAAAACATAACGAGGCTAACGGGGAGAACAATAATGATGGTTCTAATGATAACAATTCTTGGAACTGCGGCGTGGAGGGTGAAACGGATGATCAGGAAATCATTGACTTGCGTAACAAGCAAAAGCGTAACTTCCTGACTACATTATTCCTCTCACAGGGCGTTCCCATGCTGGTTGCGGGAGACGAACTGGGACGTACGCAAGGCGGCAATAACAATGCTTATTGCCAGGATAACGAAATTTCCTGGGTCAACTGGCAGGCGGCTGATCAGCAATTGCTTGATTTTACCAAGAAGTTGATCTGGTTTTGTAAAGACCACCCTTCATTCAGGCGGAGAAGATGGTTCCAGGGCTTGCCGGTATTGGGATCGGACGTGGAAGACATTCGCTGGTATTCTCCCGATGGCCAGTTGATGACAGACGAAAACTGGGAGCATGATTCTGCCAAATCACTGGGCGTTTATCTTAACGGCAAGGGAATCAGGTGTGTGAACTATGACGGCCAGAAAATTACGGACGATAGTTTCTACATCATTTTCAATGCGCACGAGGGATCGCTGGATTATGTCTTGCCGGCTGATCAATGCCATAATAACTGGAAAAAAGCCATCGATACGAGCGACGGCTTTATTGGTTCAGACCAGGAAGAATTTGTGCCGGGCAACAAGATCAAGGTTCAGGGCCGTTCGGTATTGGTACTTAAATGCCATTTAGGCTAATCAAGCGGAAGGTGATTGAAGATCGTCGAGCAGCGAAAGCACCGAAGTAAAATCTTGTGTTTTTGTCCAGTCGATGGTTTTGTGAAGATCCTTATTCAAAGGCCCCCAGCGTTCTGGTTCGCCATCCATGCTGATCACAATGCTGGGGGTTTCCATAGCAGCCGCAATGTGGGAAACCCCGGTGCAGTTGCTGATGAGCAGTTCCGCATTTTTAATGAGCTGCCCCATTTCACCCAGGCCGGTTTTTCCGGTCAGGTCCACGGCCGGGAACTCCATGAGGTCGATTACCTCAGCTGTAATGGCGGCTTCTTCTTTTGTCCCGGTTACAAATATCGTGTAACCCATTCCTGCACATTGATCTGCCAGGCAAGCGAAATGCGAAGTTGGCCACTGGCGCCATGCTCCGCGCGAGCCCGGATGTACACACACGTAAGGGCCGCCCGGGAAGGGTGATTTTATGTTATGTAAATTGGCAGCCTCTGTTTCCTGCAAAGGAAATTCCAATGCGGTTCCCTGCGGCTGAATGCCCAGGTTTGCCAGCATAAGCAAATGTCTCTCGATCTCTGAAATACTATTGGGATATTCGATAAACAAACCGCTGTCGCGGTAACTTCCTTCGCTGTGAAAACCGGCGACAGGCCCGGCACATAAGCCTTCCAGCATATCGTTTACGATGCCGCCGCTTCCCTGCATTTGCAGGACAAGGTCAAACTTTTCCAATTGCATTCGTTCTGCAAACTCATCCCATAACAATTGGTCAAACGGTTGCTCAGGCAACCCGTGATAGCCCGGGAAATGGATGAATTTGTCAATATAATCCGCGAATCGGGTGGTGAATGAAGCTGCCCAGGGCAAGCCGAGCAGCGTAATTTCTGCATGCGGATATTGTCTTCGCAACGCTCTGAATGCAGGCACAGCACACAGCATGTCGCCTAGTTGGAGCGCCCGGAAAACAGCAATTTTATGGGTTGTTTCGACAGGGAATTTCATAGGAAAAAGACTTTGTACCGCAATGCTCCACGGAGTGTCCAAAAAACGGAAAGATAAGGGATTATCAGTGACGTAATGACCATTTCTGCCCGGTGTGAAAAGGACATATCCGTGCCTTTTAATCGTTTTGAAATAAATAAAATTAAAGCAACGGCCCAAATCGACAATGCTGTGAATGCCAGCATTTTTGAACCTGAAAGGAATGCAATGATTGCAATAATGCTTGCAATAATGATAGTGTAGTAATTCCAGACGGGGCTTTTGGCGATTTTTTCCCTATACAAGTCCGGATGCTTTTTGAATAATAATGCATTAAACATGCTCTTTTGCTGATCCCGGATGCTCGTTCCCCAGGAAGCTGCTCTGGCGGGATGGCATATGACCGCATCCGGCACATGAATAATGGGTAAATTCTCTTTCAAAAGCTTGAACTGCAACTCGGAATCTTCGCGCCAGGCAATCGGGAAATCTTCGTCAAACCCGCCAATACGGTCGAGGGCCGCTCTGGAACAGGCGCAGTTTGCCGTGATAAATTCCGCCGTGGACAGGTGGGCCACGTTCTTTTGATAATCTGTCGGGCGTTCCGGCACCGGGACAATCACTTTGCCCGTGAAACCAATGTAATGCTGATTGCGGAGATGGTATGCGGTCCAGTAGGCGTCCAGCCAATGTGCCTCAGGAATGCAGTCGTCATCCGTGAAAATGATCAGTTCGCCGGCGCCCTTCTTCCAGCCATAATTGCGCGCAGCGGCAGGGCCGCGCTTAGCAGGAAGCGCATGGAAATGAATTGGAAATTCGGGATGTGCCTGGTTTATGTCTCTGATCAGCGCATGCGTCGCTTCATCCGGGCCGTCCGAAACGACGAGCACTTCAAACGAGCAATCCGGACAATGTTGTTGCCGGATTGCTTCGAGGCAGCGGCTGAGCAGCGCCGGACGCCGGAAAGTGGGAATGATAACACTAATGCTCGCTGTCCCCATTATTTCTCGAGTATAAATGAATTGATGATCAATGCGTCAAAAGGAGACGTCCAGAAACATTCAATGGCGTCCCTAGGCGAGCAAACGATCGGTTCCCCCCTTGTATTGAAGGATGTGTTTACCAGCACCGGTACGCCCGTCAGTTTTTTGAATTCGCTGATCAGCTTGTAATAAAGCGGATGCTGTTGCGCATTAATAGTCTGAACGCGGGCCGTTCCATCCGTATGCCTTACGGCTGGAATTTGATCTGCTTTCTCGTCTTTGACAGGATATACAAATAGCATAAACGGGGAAACATCCGCATTCTCGAACCATTCCGGCGCATCCTCTTCCAGAACTACCGGCGCAACCGGCCTGAAATCTTCCCTGTCTTTTATATCATTCAATCTTGCCTGCATATCCGGGTGGATAGGAGAGGCGAGGATGGACCTGCTCCCCAGTGACCGCGGCCCGAATTCCATCCGGCCCTGATACCAGGCAATAATTTTGTCCTCCGCCAGGATAGCAGCCGTCTCTTTGGCAACGTCATACAGGCGTTTGTAAGGCATTTTAGCCCAGATCATGAATTTCTCAATCTCGTCATCCGTATATTCCGGTCCCCAGTATAC
It includes:
- a CDS encoding glycosyltransferase family 9 protein codes for the protein MKFPVETTHKIAVFRALQLGDMLCAVPAFRALRRQYPHAEITLLGLPWAASFTTRFADYIDKFIHFPGYHGLPEQPFDQLLWDEFAERMQLEKFDLVLQMQGSGGIVNDMLEGLCAGPVAGFHSEGSYRDSGLFIEYPNSISEIERHLLMLANLGIQPQGTALEFPLQETEAANLHNIKSPFPGGPYVCVHPGSRGAWRQWPTSHFACLADQCAGMGYTIFVTGTKEEAAITAEVIDLMEFPAVDLTGKTGLGEMGQLIKNAELLISNCTGVSHIAAAMETPSIVISMDGEPERWGPLNKDLHKTIDWTKTQDFTSVLSLLDDLQSPSA
- the glgX gene encoding glycogen debranching protein GlgX, producing MSYTIQNEVVEAPDSLDLGIRPGSPYPLGSTWDGQGVNFAIFSEHATKVELCLFENAEASAEHVKIEIEETTHHIWHVYVQGIGPGQLYGYRFHGPYEPGEGHRFNPNKLVIDPYAKALSGTIDWDDSLFAYQIGHKRQDLSFSETDSAPHLPKSIVIDPHFDWEDDQPPRIPYHETIIYEAHVKGLTKLHQGIPPEIQGTYAGIAHPEMIKYLNELGITAIELMPVHHFVADRHLLENGLTNYWGYNTLGFFAPDVRYASKNEAGAHVLEFKNMVKALHQAGIEVILDVVYNHTAEGNHLGPTFSFKGIDNKSYYRLEPGEPRHYKDYTGTGNTINTQLPNVLGMIMDSLRYWITEMHVDGFRFDLASTLARTLNDTDTLGSFFNIIYQDPIISQVKLIAEPWDIHEDGYMVGKFPPGWAEWNDQYRDCVRSYWRGSERKLAEFAQRFTGSPDLYQGGYRSPMASINLITAHDGFTLHDLVSYNKKHNEANGENNNDGSNDNNSWNCGVEGETDDQEIIDLRNKQKRNFLTTLFLSQGVPMLVAGDELGRTQGGNNNAYCQDNEISWVNWQAADQQLLDFTKKLIWFCKDHPSFRRRRWFQGLPVLGSDVEDIRWYSPDGQLMTDENWEHDSAKSLGVYLNGKGIRCVNYDGQKITDDSFYIIFNAHEGSLDYVLPADQCHNNWKKAIDTSDGFIGSDQEEFVPGNKIKVQGRSVLVLKCHLG
- a CDS encoding helix-turn-helix domain-containing protein, which translates into the protein MSNAQLRRFKTISEFHKFRGLPKPEHPLISVINLETIDHLSANEWSLVNDFYSISLKRNFNVKIKYGQQEFDFDEGVMFFMAPGQILRLEVDRDMQLEQSGWMLLVHPDLLWNTHLATTIKQYEYFDYSVHEALFLSDKEEAIISGIMQGIQQEYHANIDKFSQDLIIAQLEVLLKYSERFYQRQFITRKISNHKIVERLERIINDYFNSSDLAQKGLPTVQYIAEMLNISPNYLSNMLRLLTGQTTQQHIHDKLIEKAKEKLSVTDLSVSEIAYELGFEHPQSFSKLFKTKTNFSPLEFRQSFN
- a CDS encoding TIGR03885 family FMN-dependent LLM class oxidoreductase, coding for MTKINIGYHASHEQFKPSQLVDYAVQAQKAGFTAALSSDHFYPWGETQGESGFAWSWLGAAMQATNLSFGIVNAPGQRYNPAIIAQAVATLCEMFPQRFWIATGSGQFLNEHITGEKWPAKAVRNQRLKESVDIMRALWAGQTVTHKGLFEVYDAKLYTLPGYMPTVIGAAITEKTAEWVGGWADGMITTSRPPAELKRIVEAFRRGGGEGKPVYLKVQLSYDISIERALEGAHQQWKNNVFPSALLADIRGPEGFDAAGAMVRPEDMYSAVRVSDSPDQHVEWLSRDIEAGVSHLYLHNVNLEQERFIHVFGEKVLPHLNTMTNQIN
- a CDS encoding DUF1330 domain-containing protein; this encodes MIYYTQLIFIKEGKESSFHFFEDQVLPLLKQHNGALIYRIRPSISSVVATTLGHPYEIHLVTFQDRKSFESYRDDPQRLKHMHLKDESVERIMLIEGNAL
- a CDS encoding glycosyltransferase family 2 protein is translated as MGTASISVIIPTFRRPALLSRCLEAIRQQHCPDCSFEVLVVSDGPDEATHALIRDINQAHPEFPIHFHALPAKRGPAAARNYGWKKGAGELIIFTDDDCIPEAHWLDAYWTAYHLRNQHYIGFTGKVIVPVPERPTDYQKNVAHLSTAEFITANCACSRAALDRIGGFDEDFPIAWREDSELQFKLLKENLPIIHVPDAVICHPARAASWGTSIRDQQKSMFNALLFKKHPDLYREKIAKSPVWNYYTIIIASIIAIIAFLSGSKMLAFTALSIWAVALILFISKRLKGTDMSFSHRAEMVITSLIIPYLSVFWTLRGALRYKVFFL